The following DNA comes from Rosa rugosa chromosome 5, drRosRugo1.1, whole genome shotgun sequence.
tttgggtaagtgggcatgAAGAGTCTTATAAATTgctaaaaacaaaccaaaaaaaagaCCTGAAAGaagaacttttttttgtttcatagaGTAgatcaaactttttttttgtttttattgatCAGTTTATATGAGATAATAAAATCAACTATCACTTGAGAAATCTCTCTCCAAGTTAGAAAAAGTCgccgctctctctctccaaaccagagctagggttagggttttttctTTGCAACTTTCAACAGGTTTTCACGATGACCTTTGTTGATGCTATGGTCGCGCGTCTGGCTTCCTCGTTGATTTGCGCCCAACCAAAGGGAAAGGGTTATGACAAGCTGATGTGTTAATGGTGGGAAAGTTGTTGACTGCAAGGGAGTTCAAGGTTCGTTCATTTTTGGGGATGTTTCGCAATGCGTGGAAGGTGAATGGGAGTCTGCAGAGGGTCAAAGGGTACTGTTTACGTTCTGGGATCCGGCTGATCGGGAGCGAGTCTGGCAGGGAGCGCCGTGGGGTTTTAATTGGGCCCTGATGGCGTTGGCCATGTATgacggtagtgctaaccccaccaagtgtaaagcttgtaggacataaatgggtctttgttagaaagtgtaatgaaaagaatgaagtcctgaggtacctTGTgggcaaggtttctcacaacgccctagaattgactacgaggagacatactttcccgtaatggacgttataacgttccgctacttagttagcttgatAGTTTCCGAAGGACtagaaatgcagctcatggatgtggttattgcatatctctatggggatcttgattcagagatatatatgaaagtgtctgatggccttacattacccaagtcaagtgactctaaaccacggagtgcgtttgcaattaggttgaaacgctcactttacagattgaaacaatccgggcggatgtggtatacccgtctaagtgattacttgattgggaagggatataagaacgatgaattatgcccctgcgtattcataaagaaaacaagttccggatttgcaattgtagctatATATGTCgatcgatgatatgaacataataggtactcttgatgaaataagagaaatcgcgagctacttgaaatccgaatttgagatgaaggatcttgggaaaacgcgattctatctaggccttgaactagaacactgagtttgtggaatactaatccaccagtctgcgtatgtccaaaagatgctcaggcgatttaacatggacaaaacgcatcctgctagcactctcATGATCGGTCaaagtttggatgcaaagaaagatccacttcgtccaaaggaagatgatgaagaggtgttgggagctgaaattccctatctaagtggaataggcgcattattgtacttagcccaatgcactcgaccagacattgcattctcagtgaacttgttagctagatttagctcagcgccaacgcagcgtaactggaatggtatcaagaacattttccgatatctaaaaggaaccattgacttgggactgttctttccctacagagagacaagagggaccgcagatggaactgcaatccctaaaggaaatgttgatggcgaaagcacCACTACTACACCGAAACCCCAAatgatgttttggttggttttgctgatgctgggtacctctctaacccacacaaaggtcgttcccaaactggttatgtatttaccattgggaacacgaCAATATCTtagagatcaaccaagcaaacccttgtggctacctcctggaaccactcagagatcattgctctacatgaggcggttcgtgagtgtatatggttaagagctatcattatacatattcgagggactagtggtttgatttctaccactgaagagcctacttgcatttatgaagataatgcagcttgcatcgaacagatgaagctaggttatatcaagggtgataatacaaaacacatatcgccaaagtttttctacaatcagcaacaacatgctctcctcaagattcaagtgaatcaagtaaggtctgaggagaatgtggcagatttgtttacCAAATTATTGTCtgaggccatatttgagaaacatgtgaaaaacataggaatgcgaagactctcCATATAACATCCGCAACTGTCTCTTGTCCCCAGCTCTAGGGTTTTAAAATTCTTGGAAGTCGACCATTTTCTGATGGCTAAAGCCCTCAATAGCAATTACTTATCAATTAGGTCCAGGAGCAAGAACAAGCAGCAGGTACCTTTTGTTATCTTGAACAGTAACCAGGATATTGTGTTTTTGATTCTGGACAAGCTCAAACCCATTGACCTTCTCCGCTTTGCTGCAGTTTGCAAGGAATGTCTGGCTCTTTCGAAAGAATACAACCTCACAGCTCAACGATGGAGTAATCAAGTGGTTCCCATGCTCTCGACCCTTAAGGAGGAAAAGCTAAGACTCTACAGTGCATGTCTGTGTGCAGGAAAAATTTACGACAACATTCAGTTATCAGTTCCTCCTGATAAGAGCTTCTGCGGCTCTAGCCATGGTTGGTTAGCCACAGTAGATACATTCAACACATATGTTGTGAAGCCTGTGTGGTTATACAACTCTGGAACCCTTTCGGAAAAGCTGCAGGGTCTCCTCTTTGTCTTCCTTCCTTGCAGTACGTGTTGCTGGTGCTATGACCTTCGAAAGGTTATCCTGTTAGTTGATCCATCTATGAATGGGGATAACAATTATATGGTTGTAGCACTCACCACTTACAACTTGGCTCTCTTCAGAGCAGGCCAAAAAGATTGGACTTGCATTCGGAATTTAAAAGAGTGTAACGATGTTGTACTCTATAAAAGTCGAATCTATGGAGTTGGACGGAGGAGGTGTCTTTGGTCATTGAAAGTTAATCACAGCAGTACTGAAACCCATTCAAGTCCGCCATCGACAGAACTAATTGCACCCGAGAATTGTACTGATTATAAGCTAGAGCGAGGGTATATTGTGGAATCAAATACCACAGGAGACCTATTGCTTGTTCAGAGAACTTGTAATCTGCAAACGCCATATCCCTAAGAGCCGTACAGCTTCAAGATCTACAAGTTGGTGTTCGATGACGACGGATCTCTTGTGCGACAAGTTGAGATAAAAAGTGTACGAGATGAGGCTATATTCGTAGGAGGCGGCCaatctgtttctgtttttgCTTCAAAGTTTCCCGGATGTCAGCCAAAGTCCATATATTACACAACTGAATTAGGAGAAACTCCAAAAACAATAGGTGTCTTCAATATACAAGATGGAACCATCACCCAACTAGACCCTCTAGATGGTTTGCACAAGCGCATGCGTCTAGCACTTTGGATTCTGCCACGATGTAATGGACTCTCCTAGACTCCTAGCTTCTAAATTCATAGACCATCAATTTCTATTAAACACTATtagtgttttttttattattagtaTCATTTAGTCTAGTGATAtaagtcttttttttcttttttttgagtggaagacgtcaatagaaccaacacacacccatgcagtgtatcccagcatagccagactaatcactgcaccgcagacgcacgaaccattgagtgttttaactaacccaggtccctc
Coding sequences within:
- the LOC133711096 gene encoding uncharacterized protein LOC133711096: MAKALNSNYLSIRSRSKNKQQVPFVILNSNQDIVFLILDKLKPIDLLRFAAVCKECLALSKEYNLTAQRWSNQVVPMLSTLKEEKLRLYSACLCAGKIYDNIQLSVPPDKSFCGSSHGWLATVDTFNTYVVKPVWLYNSGTLSEKLQGLLFVFLPCSTCCWCYDLRKVILLVDPSMNGDNNYMVVALTTYNLALFRAGQKDWTCIRNLKECNDVVLYKSRIYGVGRRRCLWSLKVNHSSTETHSSPPSTELIAPENCTDYKLERGYIVESNTTGDLLLVQRTCNLQTPYP